The following are encoded together in the Deltaproteobacteria bacterium genome:
- a CDS encoding SagB/ThcOx family dehydrogenase, translating to METSGFAYHQRVSYDRAKMTGHHLDWGHQPTVYKEYPGGDLVLLPKDVSLPETRLSSLLKHPEIALAPTDMDLESLSGIFRLTYSLTAKARHSGGDFYYRNVASAGALYPVEIYVATAGVTHVQDGIHHFSIARHGLFPVRKGNFSASSGKAVEILDTRVPVLTFFLTAIFFRSAWKYRERSYRYHLLDAGHLLENLLLALKSLGFPNAVTLNFDDDGTNRLLGVDEEREVCLAICKTPGRAAYGGQGAEEINDPGDLIRNASRVSQKEIDYPAVREIHRAGVPVVQNSEPVPPMISLLCPVPEKWEPMDDPPDPWPEKEGYAEALFHRRSRRNFVKRPISRDCLTALLNGICASPDRGNGEDTPRPHPSLGVGFLVGNAEGCDPGFYLLDIGSRSQAQVRQGFLLDRMAHICLDQMWVARAAVHVVFLSNLQTVDRIWGPRGYRYAMMTAGQMGERVYLMAEAMGLGCCGIGAFYDTEAAALLGLNPASRLLYLVAVGHVKSNRIT from the coding sequence ATGGAGACTTCCGGGTTTGCCTATCATCAGCGTGTCAGTTACGACCGCGCAAAAATGACGGGACACCATCTGGACTGGGGACATCAGCCCACGGTCTATAAGGAGTATCCGGGGGGTGACCTTGTCCTGCTTCCGAAAGATGTTTCTCTGCCTGAAACCCGTCTCTCATCTCTCCTGAAACACCCTGAAATCGCTCTCGCACCCACGGACATGGATCTGGAGTCTCTTTCTGGAATCTTCCGCCTGACCTACAGCCTTACGGCAAAGGCCCGGCATTCGGGTGGCGACTTCTATTACCGGAATGTGGCCTCGGCCGGCGCCCTCTATCCTGTGGAAATCTATGTGGCCACGGCAGGCGTTACGCATGTACAGGACGGGATCCATCACTTTTCCATTGCCCGGCACGGCCTGTTCCCGGTGAGGAAAGGGAACTTCTCGGCGTCTTCAGGAAAGGCAGTAGAAATCCTTGACACCCGGGTGCCGGTCCTTACGTTCTTTCTCACGGCCATATTCTTTCGTAGTGCCTGGAAATACCGGGAACGATCCTACCGGTATCACCTGCTCGATGCCGGGCACCTGTTGGAGAATCTTCTCCTGGCCCTCAAGTCGCTGGGATTTCCCAATGCCGTCACCCTGAATTTCGATGATGACGGGACCAATCGTCTCCTGGGAGTGGATGAAGAAAGAGAGGTCTGTTTGGCCATATGCAAGACGCCGGGGAGAGCGGCATATGGCGGCCAAGGCGCAGAGGAAATCAATGATCCCGGCGATCTCATCCGGAATGCAAGCCGGGTTTCCCAAAAAGAGATTGATTACCCCGCGGTGCGGGAGATTCACCGGGCAGGGGTTCCAGTTGTGCAGAATTCCGAACCCGTGCCCCCCATGATCTCCCTCCTGTGCCCTGTTCCGGAGAAGTGGGAACCGATGGATGATCCGCCTGACCCATGGCCTGAGAAGGAGGGGTATGCCGAGGCCCTCTTTCATCGCCGTTCCAGGCGTAACTTTGTGAAAAGGCCGATATCCAGGGACTGCCTGACAGCCTTGCTGAACGGAATCTGCGCCAGTCCGGATAGGGGGAATGGGGAAGATACTCCTCGGCCGCACCCATCCCTGGGGGTCGGGTTCCTCGTGGGGAACGCCGAAGGCTGTGATCCCGGTTTCTACCTGCTGGATATTGGATCGCGCTCCCAGGCACAGGTCCGTCAGGGTTTCTTGTTGGACCGCATGGCGCATATCTGTCTGGATCAGATGTGGGTGGCCCGGGCGGCCGTTCACGTGGTCTTTTTGAGCAACCTTCAGACAGTTGACCGTATTTGGGGCCCGAGGGGATATCGGTATGCAATGATGACGGCCGGTCAAATGGGAGAGAGGGTCTATCTGATGGCCGAGGCCATGGGGCTCGGGTGTTGTGGTATCGGCGCATTTTATGACACGGAGGCGGCGGCCCTCCTGGGTCTGAACCCTGCATCCCGGCTCCTCTATCTGGTGGCCGTCGGCCATGTCAAATCCAACCGGATCACGTGA
- a CDS encoding MBL fold metallo-hydrolase, translated as MLRKLAVGPYQSNCYILGDKETGEGLVIDPGDEVFRIVKEISHLGLTIQYILITHGHIDHVGGARELKEITKAPVWIHPLDAGGLGFRPDGNLAEGQEISSGRFKISVIHTPGHSPGGVCFHTAGAVFTGDTLFAGSIGRTDFPGGNHHQLIQGVVEKIFPLGDDVRVYPGHGPHTTIGRERRSNPFFRR; from the coding sequence ATGCTTCGAAAACTGGCTGTGGGTCCTTATCAATCCAATTGTTACATCCTGGGCGACAAAGAGACCGGCGAGGGTCTGGTGATCGACCCGGGGGATGAGGTCTTTAGAATTGTAAAAGAGATATCGCATCTGGGCCTCACGATTCAATATATCCTCATCACCCACGGGCATATCGATCATGTGGGCGGGGCCCGGGAGTTGAAAGAAATAACCAAGGCCCCGGTATGGATCCACCCCCTTGATGCAGGCGGCCTCGGGTTCAGGCCGGACGGAAATCTTGCGGAGGGTCAGGAAATTTCTTCAGGTCGGTTCAAGATATCGGTCATTCACACGCCGGGCCACTCACCGGGAGGGGTCTGTTTCCATACGGCCGGCGCCGTATTTACCGGGGATACCCTGTTTGCAGGGTCCATAGGACGGACCGATTTTCCCGGCGGCAACCACCATCAACTGATACAGGGCGTGGTGGAGAAGATTTTTCCTCTGGGCGATGATGTTAGGGTATACCCGGGACACGGCCCCCACACCACCATTGGAAGGGAGAGAAGGTCCAATCCGTTTTTCCGGCGGTGA
- a CDS encoding adenylosuccinate synthase — MANLVVVGTQWGDEGKGKVVDLLTARSDMVVRFQGGNNAGHTLVVDGKQFIFHIIPSGILYEDKKCLIGNGLVVDPEVLLEEIDDLKKAGISVGPERLSLSEKAHIIMPYHKAIDLARERAKGKAKLGTTGRGIGPCYEDKAARTGVRAVDLLDPELLEEKVRDNLKEKNFLLERFFGAEPLEVGAIVDSYLATGEKLAPFITDVSLELDRAVKAGKQILFEGAQGIHLDLDHGTYPFVTSSNPAAGAACAGAGIGPRQLHHVVGIVKAYTTRVGAGPFVTELTDETGDYIQARGKEFGATTGRRRRCGWLDLVVVRDSVRLSGLDSLAITKLDVLTGLERLKVCVGYEIQGEKVEQRPASLKRMAACVPVYKEIPGWQEDISAARDLSQLPVAARAYVRTIEEVTGVPVSIVSVGAGREDTIVIKYPGM, encoded by the coding sequence ATGGCAAATCTGGTAGTGGTCGGGACCCAGTGGGGAGACGAGGGCAAGGGAAAGGTGGTGGACCTCCTGACCGCCCGGTCGGATATGGTGGTGAGATTTCAGGGCGGCAACAATGCCGGCCACACCCTGGTGGTGGATGGGAAGCAGTTCATTTTTCATATTATTCCTTCCGGTATCCTTTACGAAGACAAGAAGTGCCTCATAGGGAACGGGCTCGTGGTGGATCCGGAGGTTCTCCTGGAAGAGATCGACGATTTGAAAAAGGCCGGGATATCCGTTGGTCCGGAGAGGCTGTCGCTCAGCGAGAAGGCCCATATCATCATGCCGTATCACAAGGCCATTGATCTGGCCAGGGAGAGGGCCAAAGGAAAGGCAAAACTCGGGACCACCGGTCGCGGCATCGGCCCCTGCTATGAGGACAAGGCGGCCAGAACCGGCGTGAGGGCCGTAGATCTACTGGACCCCGAGCTCCTGGAGGAGAAGGTCCGGGACAACCTGAAAGAAAAGAATTTCCTCCTGGAACGGTTTTTCGGCGCTGAGCCGTTGGAGGTCGGGGCCATCGTAGACAGCTATCTGGCCACGGGAGAAAAGCTGGCCCCGTTTATCACAGACGTCTCCCTGGAGTTGGACCGGGCCGTCAAAGCGGGAAAGCAGATCCTGTTCGAAGGGGCACAGGGGATACATCTGGACCTGGATCACGGCACCTATCCGTTTGTAACCTCTTCCAATCCCGCGGCAGGGGCCGCGTGCGCCGGTGCCGGGATTGGACCCAGACAACTTCACCATGTGGTGGGGATTGTCAAGGCCTATACCACACGGGTGGGGGCCGGACCGTTTGTCACGGAACTGACCGATGAAACAGGGGACTACATCCAGGCGCGAGGCAAGGAATTCGGCGCCACCACAGGAAGACGCCGGCGCTGCGGGTGGCTCGACCTGGTGGTCGTGCGGGACTCGGTGCGTCTCAGCGGTCTGGACAGCCTGGCCATTACCAAACTGGATGTCCTCACCGGGCTCGAACGGCTCAAGGTCTGCGTGGGATACGAAATCCAAGGGGAAAAGGTGGAGCAACGCCCGGCGAGCCTCAAGAGGATGGCTGCCTGCGTCCCGGTCTACAAAGAGATACCCGGATGGCAGGAGGATATCTCCGCGGCCAGGGACCTCAGTCAGTTGCCCGTCGCGGCCCGGGCCTATGTCCGTACCATCGAGGAGGTCACCGGCGTGCCCGTTTCCATTGTATCCGTGGGGGCCGGCCGGGAGGATACCATTGTAATCAAATATCCGGGGATGTAG
- a CDS encoding nucleotidyltransferase family protein: MNRHGEKVAGIVLAAGESTRMGRIKQLLPLGEETLIERILGRILKSRVDTVVLVLGHRAGEIEAVITPGFSDPRLCIIENRRYRRGISTSIAAGISQVEGTHDHAIFFLADMPCIPWNLINRLLDRHLTSGMLISAIQDKGRPAHPVIFRREIYPELKRLKGDMGARSLFPKYNQSICLIQPEEGYDSLDIDTPEDYAGFKTGARSL, translated from the coding sequence ATGAACCGGCATGGAGAGAAGGTTGCCGGGATTGTCCTTGCCGCCGGCGAGTCGACCCGCATGGGAAGGATCAAGCAACTCCTCCCCCTCGGAGAGGAGACGCTTATCGAACGGATCCTGGGCCGGATCCTGAAATCACGGGTGGACACCGTGGTTCTGGTGCTGGGGCACCGGGCGGGGGAAATAGAGGCGGTCATCACCCCGGGATTTAGCGATCCGAGGCTGTGCATCATCGAAAACCGCCGGTACCGCCGGGGAATCAGCACTTCCATTGCAGCCGGAATTTCACAGGTGGAAGGCACCCATGACCACGCCATATTCTTTTTAGCCGATATGCCGTGCATTCCATGGAATCTGATCAATCGCCTGCTCGACCGTCATCTGACTTCCGGCATGTTGATAAGCGCCATCCAAGATAAAGGGAGGCCGGCGCATCCGGTAATTTTCAGGCGGGAGATCTATCCGGAATTGAAGCGCCTTAAAGGCGACATGGGGGCCAGATCCCTGTTCCCCAAATACAATCAATCCATCTGTTTGATCCAGCCTGAAGAGGGGTATGACAGCCTCGACATCGATACCCCGGAGGACTATGCCGGGTTTAAAACCGGGGCAAGATCATTGTGA
- a CDS encoding indolepyruvate oxidoreductase subunit beta — protein sequence MENVNFVLSGLGGQGILFMTKLLAQAAVNKGLKIMAAETHGMAQRGGSVVSHLRIGDVAGSLVRAGSAHILLALEEDEAYRSLPFLSRGGSLYINAPAKAFVREEVRPYLDRMEIVCRLFPASETAAASGSPMASNLALLGFFAAFQNGPIRGDELRQTIDQVSPDRFREINLKIFDLGFEKGSKGTP from the coding sequence ATGGAAAATGTAAACTTCGTATTGAGCGGCCTGGGGGGGCAGGGGATCCTCTTCATGACCAAACTGCTGGCCCAGGCGGCCGTTAACAAAGGCCTCAAGATCATGGCGGCCGAGACCCATGGAATGGCCCAGAGAGGCGGTTCGGTGGTCTCTCATCTCAGGATCGGAGACGTGGCAGGGAGCCTGGTCAGGGCAGGTTCGGCCCATATCCTCCTTGCGCTGGAGGAAGACGAGGCCTATCGCAGCCTTCCGTTCCTCTCCCGGGGAGGAAGCCTCTACATCAATGCCCCGGCCAAAGCATTTGTTCGGGAAGAGGTCCGGCCTTACCTGGACAGGATGGAAATTGTATGCCGTCTTTTTCCTGCCTCAGAGACGGCTGCGGCGTCGGGATCGCCGATGGCCTCGAATCTGGCCCTCCTCGGCTTTTTTGCGGCCTTTCAGAACGGTCCGATCCGCGGCGACGAACTGAGACAGACCATCGATCAGGTCAGCCCCGACCGGTTCAGGGAGATCAATCTGAAGATCTTTGATCTCGGGTTCGAAAAGGGATCTAAAGGAACACCATAG
- a CDS encoding alcohol dehydrogenase catalytic domain-containing protein, whose translation MYYSNKDVRLQEMPVPQIGPGELLMKVAASGICGSDVMEWYRRDKVPLVLGHEVAGEVVAVGDGVERFSPGDRVAATHHVPCNTCHYCLSNHHTVCETLLRGTHFEPGGFAEFLRAPAINVDRGVFHIPDGVSFEEASFMEPLACVLRGQKNARLRPGQTVLVLGSGISGLLHVGAARALGAGLVAAADSIPFRLKKAREMGADLVLHRDEDIVDRLRQANEGRLADLVIICFDGFIPLALKVVEKGGTVLFFAGAPEDATLPAAINDLFWRTEITLTSTYAGAPSDCRTALKLIREKTVPVLRTVTHRLEMAEGPLGFRMVSAPTEHDCIKAIISPQR comes from the coding sequence ATGTATTACAGCAATAAGGATGTTCGGCTCCAGGAGATGCCCGTGCCCCAAATCGGTCCGGGCGAACTCCTCATGAAGGTGGCGGCCAGCGGGATCTGCGGCAGCGATGTGATGGAGTGGTACCGCCGCGACAAGGTCCCCCTTGTCCTGGGGCACGAGGTGGCCGGGGAGGTGGTTGCCGTCGGGGACGGGGTAGAGCGATTCAGCCCCGGAGACCGGGTGGCGGCCACGCACCATGTCCCCTGCAACACCTGTCACTACTGCCTGAGCAACCATCACACTGTCTGTGAGACCCTCCTCAGGGGGACCCATTTCGAGCCCGGCGGGTTCGCTGAATTCCTGAGGGCCCCGGCCATCAATGTGGACCGGGGGGTCTTTCATATCCCCGATGGGGTCAGCTTTGAAGAGGCCTCCTTTATGGAACCTCTGGCCTGCGTGCTGAGAGGCCAGAAGAACGCCCGGTTGCGTCCGGGACAGACAGTGCTGGTCCTGGGAAGCGGGATCTCCGGCCTTCTCCATGTGGGGGCGGCCCGGGCCCTCGGAGCCGGCCTGGTGGCAGCGGCGGATTCCATTCCCTTCAGATTGAAAAAGGCCCGGGAGATGGGCGCGGACCTGGTCCTTCACAGGGATGAGGATATCGTGGACCGGCTTCGGCAGGCCAACGAGGGGCGCCTGGCAGATCTGGTCATCATCTGTTTTGACGGGTTTATTCCGCTGGCCCTCAAGGTCGTGGAAAAGGGGGGCACGGTCCTCTTTTTTGCCGGGGCCCCGGAGGACGCCACACTTCCCGCGGCCATCAACGACCTCTTCTGGCGGACCGAGATCACCCTGACCAGCACCTATGCGGGGGCCCCCTCGGACTGCAGGACCGCCCTGAAGCTGATACGCGAAAAGACCGTCCCGGTGCTCAGGACCGTTACCCACCGGCTGGAGATGGCGGAGGGGCCGCTCGGTTTTCGAATGGTCTCCGCGCCCACCGAGCATGACTGCATAAAGGCCATCATTTCACCGCAACGATAG
- the lsrF gene encoding 3-hydroxy-5-phosphonooxypentane-2,4-dione thiolase, translating to MADAEGLLEAREVSEMPSGTEGAKKRWIKGSDNLGWGMKNRLSRLIKPDGHCQFLPIDHGYFQGPTRCLERPAETIRDLVPYADGLFVTRGVLRAAIDPQIETPIILRVSGGTSVVGKDLADEIITTSVEEMLRLNVAAVGVSVFVGSDYERDTLENLSMLVDDCEEYGIPVMAVTAVGKELEKRTARYLALSCRIAAELGAKIVKTYYCDEGFEKVTDGCPVPVVIAGGPKCETELEVFEFVHDGMQKGAIGVNLGRNVWQSPHPAAVMQALNGVIHDGLTPRQALDLFETVRGR from the coding sequence ATGGCAGATGCAGAAGGACTTCTGGAGGCAAGAGAGGTAAGTGAGATGCCGTCTGGGACGGAAGGCGCAAAAAAGAGATGGATCAAGGGTTCCGATAACCTGGGCTGGGGCATGAAGAACCGGCTCTCCCGTTTGATCAAGCCGGACGGCCATTGCCAGTTTCTTCCCATCGATCATGGCTATTTCCAGGGACCCACCCGGTGCCTTGAAAGACCCGCAGAGACCATCCGGGACCTGGTCCCCTATGCGGACGGCCTGTTCGTGACCCGCGGGGTCCTCAGGGCCGCCATCGATCCCCAAATCGAAACCCCTATTATATTAAGGGTGTCCGGCGGGACCAGCGTGGTGGGCAAGGATTTGGCCGATGAAATTATTACCACGTCCGTTGAAGAGATGCTCCGGCTGAACGTGGCCGCAGTGGGCGTTTCCGTCTTTGTGGGGAGCGATTATGAACGGGATACCCTGGAAAACCTCAGCATGCTGGTGGACGATTGCGAGGAGTATGGTATTCCGGTCATGGCCGTGACCGCTGTGGGAAAGGAACTGGAAAAAAGGACCGCCCGCTATCTGGCCCTTTCCTGTCGTATCGCCGCCGAACTGGGGGCGAAGATCGTCAAGACCTATTACTGCGACGAGGGCTTTGAAAAGGTGACGGACGGATGCCCGGTCCCGGTGGTCATTGCCGGCGGCCCCAAATGCGAGACCGAACTGGAGGTCTTTGAGTTTGTCCATGACGGGATGCAGAAAGGGGCCATCGGAGTCAACCTGGGAAGAAATGTCTGGCAGAGCCCCCACCCGGCGGCGGTCATGCAGGCCCTCAACGGGGTCATCCACGACGGTCTTACCCCCAGGCAGGCCCTCGATCTGTTTGAAACAGTGCGGGGCCGGTAG
- the hypE gene encoding hydrogenase expression/formation protein HypE has translation MTPDQITLDHGSGGEASHELVHDIFLSRLDNEILRRLDDSAVVDLAGGRFAMTTDSYVVDPIFFPGGDIGSLAVHGTVNDLSMQGATPLYLTFGLILEEGLPMEDLVRIMDSAGRAAQEAGVKVVAGDTKVVPKGNMDKVFINTAGIGSIPKGVEVGSHNARPGDLILINGDIGDHGIAILASREGLNFQTGLTSDSAPLNGLVSAILKTNARVHVLRDPTRGGVATALNEIAGQSKVGIHLFEDALPISKPVIAASELLGLDPLYLANEGKCLIVVDPDDAEGVLKVMRRHGYGKKAEIIGRVTDQNPGRVLLQTRVGGTRILSMLTGEQLPRIC, from the coding sequence ATGACGCCCGATCAGATTACACTGGATCACGGAAGCGGGGGCGAGGCCTCCCACGAACTGGTCCATGACATTTTTTTGAGCCGGCTGGATAATGAAATTCTTCGCCGGCTCGATGACAGCGCCGTGGTGGACCTGGCCGGGGGCCGGTTTGCCATGACCACCGATTCGTATGTGGTAGACCCGATCTTTTTCCCCGGGGGCGACATCGGGAGTCTGGCAGTCCATGGAACAGTCAATGATCTGTCCATGCAGGGGGCAACCCCGCTTTACCTGACCTTCGGCCTGATCTTAGAGGAAGGCCTCCCCATGGAGGATCTGGTCAGGATCATGGATTCGGCGGGCCGGGCCGCGCAAGAGGCCGGGGTAAAAGTGGTGGCGGGCGACACCAAGGTGGTGCCCAAGGGGAATATGGATAAGGTGTTCATCAATACCGCAGGGATCGGATCCATACCTAAAGGCGTGGAGGTGGGAAGTCATAATGCCCGGCCCGGCGATCTCATCCTGATCAACGGCGACATCGGGGACCACGGCATCGCCATCCTCGCCAGCCGGGAAGGGCTTAACTTTCAGACCGGCTTGACGAGCGACAGCGCGCCCCTCAACGGCCTGGTCTCCGCAATTCTGAAGACCAATGCCCGGGTACATGTTTTGAGAGATCCGACCCGGGGCGGGGTGGCCACGGCCCTCAATGAGATTGCAGGCCAGTCCAAGGTGGGGATACATCTCTTTGAAGACGCCCTCCCCATATCAAAACCGGTTATCGCCGCCTCGGAACTCCTGGGTCTCGACCCCCTCTATCTGGCCAATGAGGGCAAATGCCTGATCGTTGTTGACCCCGACGACGCAGAGGGGGTGCTGAAGGTCATGAGACGGCATGGCTACGGAAAGAAGGCCGAAATCATCGGTCGGGTCACGGATCAGAACCCGGGCCGGGTCCTCCTCCAGACCCGTGTGGGCGGCACCCGCATCCTCTCCATGCTCACCGGCGAGCAGTTGCCAAGGATATGTTGA
- a CDS encoding YajD family HNH nuclease, whose product MAGSSFGPRRPQRGGRPKNTEDVVARARRAQVEREKSYREKSLKIHPWVCARCGREFTHRNVHELTVHHKDHDHDNNPPDGSNWENLCLYCHENEHRRHLDYLEGKGINIGDEEGSGFTHSPFSGLKGLMRKDGE is encoded by the coding sequence ATGGCAGGCAGCAGTTTCGGACCTCGCAGGCCTCAGCGGGGTGGCAGACCAAAAAATACTGAGGATGTGGTTGCCCGGGCGAGACGGGCCCAGGTAGAACGCGAGAAGAGCTACCGGGAGAAGTCTCTGAAGATCCATCCCTGGGTATGTGCCCGCTGCGGTCGGGAGTTCACCCATCGAAACGTACATGAACTAACGGTTCATCACAAAGACCATGATCACGACAACAACCCTCCTGACGGGAGCAACTGGGAAAATCTGTGCCTCTACTGTCACGAGAATGAGCACCGCAGGCATCTCGATTATCTGGAAGGGAAAGGCATCAACATCGGCGACGAAGAGGGATCGGGATTTACCCACAGTCCATTTTCCGGGCTCAAGGGTCTGATGAGGAAGGATGGGGAGTGA
- a CDS encoding PAS domain S-box protein — translation MTRRKETESEQEIMNAAPEGGEASVHPFREMIEVAGEGFYETDTDGNLRGFNNAFCQVLGYTREEIQDRNFTSFMDEGSARRLQEAMNRVWVSHQGFSNLVWEINDRHGRPRVIEFSVYLMKNHAGQKMGFRGIARDVTQEYKTRSALREAQRQYEAEFQKGRKARRRTRNLLDFVPYPMVVFTLAGKVSYVNPAFTEVFGWSLEELIGKSIPFVPPGLKEQTLDDLRRLLRNKDDTIETQRMTKDGRILDVIIRGQVSSDPGDGLGELFILRDVTEQRRMERTNETLFQISLALPQYPVLTELLDFISNEVKRVLNTEGATVGLYDQERNDFHFMGAAYEDASAEKQIKTIRHPFEKSVSGKVFTTGEGVIVNDTSREPDYHDGVDKTIGMHTHNLVVVPLRARERIAGVLIAMNKKTGDFDDQDKRLLTMIASTVALSVENARFSKELKEAYQEVSSLNRAKDRIIDHLSHELKTPVSILLASLNLLSKRLEALPEKDWKATFERARRNLERILDIQYQVGDIMRDPEYKVHSILSFLLELCADELEILVAEKTGEGEIVQRIRDRIDEEFGPREIRSDEIDVEVFLKESIEALSPKFSGRRVDIVTHFEEAPPVCIPSQVLQKVVDGLIRNAIENTPDQGKIEVSTEIKGKAVQLTVKDYGVGIPPEDRKRIFEGFFPTQETLNYSSKRPYVFNAGGKGADLLRMKVFSERYGFHIDMASERCRFISETGQECPGSIDQCSQCRDAADCYLSGGTTFRLLFPAAPETGCD, via the coding sequence ATGACCCGTAGGAAAGAAACTGAATCGGAACAAGAGATCATGAATGCTGCACCGGAAGGAGGGGAGGCATCGGTCCACCCGTTTCGCGAGATGATTGAAGTGGCCGGCGAAGGGTTTTATGAGACAGATACGGATGGAAACCTCAGGGGGTTTAACAACGCCTTCTGCCAGGTCCTGGGATATACGAGGGAAGAGATTCAAGACCGGAATTTCACCAGTTTCATGGATGAGGGGTCTGCGAGAAGGCTTCAAGAAGCCATGAACCGGGTCTGGGTGAGCCATCAGGGGTTTTCCAACCTGGTATGGGAGATAAATGACCGCCACGGCCGTCCCAGGGTCATCGAGTTTTCCGTCTATCTCATGAAAAACCATGCAGGCCAGAAGATGGGCTTCCGCGGCATCGCCCGGGACGTCACTCAGGAATATAAGACCAGGAGTGCGCTCAGGGAGGCCCAGCGTCAGTATGAAGCCGAATTCCAGAAGGGGAGAAAAGCGAGGAGGAGGACGCGGAATCTCCTCGACTTCGTGCCCTACCCGATGGTGGTATTTACCCTGGCCGGCAAGGTGTCCTACGTCAATCCCGCATTTACCGAGGTCTTCGGATGGAGCCTGGAGGAACTGATCGGAAAGAGCATCCCCTTTGTCCCCCCCGGGTTGAAAGAACAGACCCTCGATGATCTGCGAAGGCTTTTGAGAAACAAGGACGACACCATTGAAACCCAGCGGATGACCAAGGACGGCCGCATTCTCGACGTGATCATCCGGGGCCAGGTATCCTCTGATCCGGGCGATGGATTGGGCGAACTTTTTATCTTGCGCGATGTTACCGAGCAAAGGAGGATGGAGCGAACCAACGAGACCCTTTTTCAAATCAGCCTGGCATTGCCCCAGTATCCGGTCCTGACAGAACTCCTCGATTTTATCAGCAACGAGGTCAAACGGGTCCTCAATACAGAAGGCGCGACCGTAGGCCTGTATGATCAGGAGAGGAACGATTTCCACTTTATGGGGGCCGCGTATGAGGACGCATCGGCCGAGAAGCAGATCAAGACCATTCGCCATCCCTTTGAAAAGAGCGTTTCAGGAAAGGTCTTCACCACAGGAGAAGGGGTGATCGTTAACGACACCTCCAGAGAACCGGACTACCACGACGGGGTGGACAAGACCATCGGGATGCACACCCATAACCTGGTCGTGGTCCCCCTGCGGGCCAGGGAACGGATCGCAGGGGTGTTGATCGCCATGAACAAGAAGACAGGCGACTTCGATGATCAGGATAAGCGGCTCCTTACCATGATCGCGAGTACTGTCGCCCTTTCCGTAGAAAACGCCCGATTTTCCAAGGAGTTGAAGGAAGCCTATCAGGAGGTATCGAGCCTGAACCGGGCAAAAGACAGGATTATCGACCATCTCTCCCACGAGTTGAAGACCCCGGTTTCCATCCTTCTCGCCTCTCTGAACCTCCTCTCAAAGAGACTGGAGGCCCTCCCGGAAAAGGACTGGAAAGCCACTTTTGAAAGGGCCAGGAGAAATCTCGAGCGGATCCTGGACATCCAGTATCAGGTGGGAGACATCATGAGGGACCCTGAGTACAAGGTCCATTCCATCCTCTCCTTCCTGCTGGAGTTGTGTGCCGACGAACTGGAAATCCTGGTGGCTGAAAAAACAGGAGAGGGAGAGATCGTTCAACGGATACGGGATCGCATTGATGAGGAATTCGGCCCCAGAGAGATCCGTTCGGATGAGATCGATGTGGAAGTCTTTCTGAAGGAGAGCATCGAGGCCCTGAGTCCCAAATTTTCCGGACGCAGGGTGGATATCGTCACCCATTTTGAAGAGGCCCCTCCCGTATGCATCCCTTCCCAGGTCCTGCAAAAGGTCGTGGACGGTCTTATCCGAAACGCCATAGAAAACACCCCTGACCAGGGGAAGATCGAGGTGTCCACGGAAATTAAAGGGAAAGCGGTCCAGCTGACGGTCAAGGACTACGGTGTGGGGATCCCCCCGGAAGACCGTAAGCGGATATTCGAGGGGTTCTTTCCCACCCAGGAGACTCTGAATTACTCTTCCAAGCGGCCCTATGTGTTCAATGCCGGTGGAAAGGGAGCCGACCTCCTCCGCATGAAGGTCTTTTCAGAACGTTATGGGTTTCATATCGACATGGCGTCGGAGAGATGCCGGTTTATTTCAGAGACCGGACAGGAGTGCCCCGGCAGCATCGATCAGTGCAGCCAGTGCAGGGACGCCGCGGACTGTTACCTATCGGGCGGCACCACCTTCCGGCTCCTTTTCCCGGCTGCCCCGGAGACGGGTTGTGATTAG